In the genome of Tsukamurella paurometabola DSM 20162, the window GGCGTCGTAGTGGATCGGCTGGCGCAGCGCGGCGTGCATCCCGCGTGGGTGCCGGCCTGCGCCGCGCTCGTGGTCGCCGTTGGCATCGCGGTGGCCACCACGGCGACGGCACCCGCGGTCGTCATCGCGGCGGTCGCCGTGTGGTGTGCGGGCGGCGGCGCGTTCTTCTCCGCGCAGCAGACCTACCTCTCCTCGGCGGATCCGGACCACCGCGCGTCGGTACTCGGCTGGAACAACGCCTGCACGAATGCCGGTGTCGCGGCAGGCACCTCGGTGCTCGGCGCCCTGGTGGTGGGTAGTGCGTGGTTCGCCGCGGTCGGTGCCGGTTTCGCCCTCGCCGCCGCCCTGCTGTGTGTGGCATCGGTGCGCCTCGGTCCGGCGCCCGCCCGGAACTAGTCGGTCATGCCTGGTGGGCGGTGGCGTGGAGATTCTCGTCGGTGACCGCGAGATCGCCGTCCAGTGCCCGGGTCACCGCATCGACGACGGCCTCCCGGACCTCGCCGACGGTGACGTCGCGCCCCAGCTCCGCGCTCAGCGTGGTGACGCCGGCATCGGGAATGCCGCACGGGATGATCGCGTCGAAGCCGCCGAGCGTGTTGTCGCAGTTGAGCGCGAATCCGTGCAGGGTCACCCCGCGTGCCACGCGAATACCGATGGCGCCCACCTTGCGTTCGGGGCGCGCGCCGTCGGCGGGGAACCAGACGCCCGAGCGGCCCTCGATCCGGCCGGTGGTGAGGCCGAGGCCGCGGCACACCTCGATGAGTGCCTGCTCGATACGGCGCACGTAATCGACCACATCGACCGGCGAGGAGAGCTTGATGATCGGGTAGCCCACCAGTTGCCCGGGCCCGTGCCAGGTGATCTTGCCGCCGCGGTCCACGTCGATCACGGTGCTGCCGTCGGTGGGACGGTCCTGCGGTTCGGTGCGCCGGCCCGCGGTGAACGTAGGCGGGTGTTCCAGCAGGAGCAGGCGGTCGCTGATCTCGCCGTCGGCGCGCTGGTTCGCGAGATCGTGCTGGAGGTCGAACGCCTCCTGGTAGCCGATCGTGCCGAGGTCTTCGACCACGATGTCGGTGCTGGCGGCGCGGGCGGAGCGTGCGGGCATGGTCTCGACGCTACGCCCCGTCGGCCAGGGCCACGGCGAGTGCCGCGGGAAGCGCGGTATGCGCGAACCGGAATCCGGTGTCGTGCAGCACGCGGGGGACCGCACGCTGCGAGAAGAGCAGGCCCTCATCGGCGAACTCACCCGCCGTCGCGCGCAACGCGAAACGCGGAACGATCCAGCGGGCGGGCCGGCTGACCTCGCGGCCCAGCGCCTCACTGAACGCCTGCTGGCGGGACGGCGCGGGGCCGGTGATGTTGACCGGTCCGGTGATCGTGCCCGCGAGTGCACCGTCGAGCACGTGCAGGACGGCGCGCGTGGCATCCTCGCGCACGATCCACGAGATCCATTGATGACCGCTGCCCAGCCGCCCGCCCAGTCCTAGACGGTAGATGCGCCGCAGAACCGCCAGCATGCCGCCCGCGTCGGAGAGCACCTGGCCGAAGCGCAGGTTCGCCACCGCGGCTCCCGCGGCGCGGGCCGGGACCGCAGCGGCTTCCCACTCGATGCACAGGTCGGCGAGGAATCCGGCCCCCGGCGGGGTGCCCCCGGGCGCGTCGACGCACTCGGTCTCGCCGGCGTCGCCGTAGATCCCGACACCGCTCGCCACGAGGTAGGCCGGAACGTGCGCGGCGACCACCGCCTCGGCGAGCGTGGCGGCGGGTTCGATGCGCGAATCACGCAGCTCCTGCTTCACCGCACCGGTCCATCGGCGGCCGGCGACCGGCGCGCCGCACAGATTGATCACCGCATCGAAACCCGTGAGATCGGGCGCGGGGCCCGTGGGAGACCAGGCGAGCCCGCCGGGGCGGGGTGAGGATTCGGCCCGAACAAGCGGAACGACGGTATCGCCGCGCCGGGTCAGGGCACCCGACAGCGCGCTGCCGATGAGCCCCGACGACCCGGCGATGGCGATCCGTCGTTCCATGGTTCTCCCGCTCGGGCGGAGGTGGCGACTAGAGGCCGAGGTCGGCCTCGAACGCACCCTCCTCGAGCCGGTGCTTGACGGTGGTCAAGAAGCGACCGGCGTCGGCACCGTCGATGAGCCGGTGATCGTAGGTGAGCGGCAGGAAGGCCATCGGGTGGATGCCGATGGACTCGGTACCGGAGGCGTCCGTCACCACGACCGGGCGCTTGACGATCGCGCCGGTACCCAGCATCGCCGCCTGCGGCGGGACCAGGATCGGGGTATCGAAGAGAGCGCCCTCACTGCCGATGTTGGTGATGGTGAAGGTGCCGCCGGACAGCTCGTCGGGCTTGAGACCACTGTTGCGGGTGCGGCTGGCCAGGTCCGCGATCGCGCGGGCCAGACCTGCCAGCGACAGATCGTCGGCGTTCTTGATGACCGGCGACAGCAGGCCCTGTGGCGTATCGACGGCGATGCCGAGGTTCACCACACCGTGGTAGGTGATCTCCTTGAAATCGTCGCTGATCGTCGCGTTCACGTTCGGGTGCACCTTGAGCGCCTCGATGACGGCCTTCGCGATGAACGGCAGGTACGTGAGATTCACACCCTCCTTCGCCGCGAAACTCGCCTTCGCCTTGGCGCGCAGCGCCACGATCTTGCTGAAGTCCACCTCGAAGACCTGCGTGAGCTGCGCGGACTGCTGCAGCGAGTCGCGGGTCACCTTCGCGGTGATCTGACGGATGCGGTTGGTCTTCTGGGTGGTGCCACGCAGCTCGGCCAGCTCGGGGCGCGCACCCTTCGGGGCGGACGGGGCGGGCGCCGACGCGGCCGGGGCGGTGGCAGGTGCGGCCGGAGCCTTGGACGCCTCGGCGGCGGCCAGCACGTCCTGCTTGCGGATGCGGCCACCGACACCGGTGCCCTTCACCGCGTTCAGGTCGACGCCGTTCTCCGCGGCCAGTTTCCGCACCAGCGGGGTGACGTACGGGGTCGAGTCGGACGCCGCCGGAGCAGCGGACGCCGCCGGAGCGGCGGGTGCGGCGGGAGCAGCGGGTGCCGGAGCTGCCGCCGCGGGCGCAGCAGGAGCGGGCTCAGGGGCCGGAGCGGGCGTGGGAGCTGGAGCGGGCTCGGGAGCCGGAGCCGGCTCGGGGGCCGGAGCCGGCTCGGGGGCCGGGGCGGCAGGTGCGGCCGGAGCGCCGCTGCCCACGATGGCGAGCACGCCGCCGACGGCGATCACGTCGTCTTCGTTGGCCTTGATCTCCAGCAGCGTGCCGGCGACGGGCGAGGGGATCTCGGTATCGACCTTGTCGGTGGAGACCTCAAGGAGCGGCTCATCGACCGCCACCTCGTCGCCGATGCCCTTGAGCCACCGGGTGACGGTGCCTTCGGTGACCGACTCGCCCAACTCGGGCATCGTCACCTCGGTGCCGGACGCGGGCGCCGACGATGCGGCGGGGGCCGCAGGCTCGGCGGGGGCAGCCGGGGCCTCGGGAGCAGCCGGTGCCGAGGCCTCGGGGGCGGGCGCCGGAGCTTCGGCGGCGGGCGCCGGATCCGCGGCGGGAGCGGGGGCCTCGCCGGCCTCACCGATCTGCGCGAGATCGCCACCGACCTCGACGACATCGTCCTCCTGGGCCAGGATCTTCAGCAGAACGCCTGATGCCGGAGCGGGGATCTCGGTGTCGACCTTGTCGGTCGAGACCTCGAGCAGGGGCTCGTCGACGGTGACGGTGTCGCCCTCCTGCTTGAGCCACCGGGTGACGGTGCCCTCGGTGACGCTCTCGCCGAGTGCCGGCATCTGGACGGAGAAGGCCATGTCCTCTGACTCCTCGAAGTTGTTATCTGCTGTGATCCGAGCAACTGAACGTGGGCTTCGGCTGGTGGCCTCCGCCGACTCCAAACCCTACCCTCACCCGCAGGTTCTGCGCGGCGGTTGGGGGCCTACTGGTCGGTAACCACCAGCCGTGCCCGGTCAACCGCGCTGTGCGATGTCGCGCAGCACGGCCAGCAGGGTACGAACCGGTACGCCCGTGCCACCCTTGCCGATGTACCCCCACGGCGCGCTCGTGTTGAACGCCGGGCCGGCCACATCGATGTGGGCCCACTGCACTCCGTCGGCGACGAACTCCTGGAGGTACACGCCCGCCGTGAGCATGCCTCCCCACCGGTGCGGGCTCACGTTCGCGAGATCCGCGACGCGGGAGTTGAGGTCGGCGCGCAATTCCTCGGGGAAGGGCATGGGCCAACCGTTCTCACCCACCGCCTGCGAGAGCGCGGCGACGCGATCGCGGAACTCCTCGGTGCCCATCACGCCGGGCGTGCGATTGCCGAGCGCCACCATCTGCGCGCCGGTCAGGGTCGCGGTGTCGATCAGGTAATCGGGGTCGTCCTCGCAGGCGCGGACCATCGCATCGGCCAGGATCAGCCGACCCTCGGCATCGGTGTTGATCACCTCGACGGTGGTTCCGCCGTACTGGGTGATCACATCTCCGGGTCGCTGGGCGGTGTCCGAGCGCATGTTCTCCGCCATCGGGACCGTCGCGGTCACGTCCACCGCGAGGTTGAGCTGCGCGGCCAGGATCACGGTGGCGATCACCGCAGCGGCGCCGCCCATATCGGAGGTCATGTTCTCCATGCCTGCGGCGGGCTTGATCGAGATGCCGCCGGTGTCGAAGGTGATCCCCTTGCCCACCAGGGCGACGTGCTTCGCGTCGTTCAGCCCGGAGGAGTGCTTGAGTCGCACCAGTCGCGGCGGGCGCGAACTTCCCTGTCCCACACCGACGATGCCGCCGTAGCCATGTGCGGCCAGGTACTCCTCGTCGAACACCTCGACCTGGAGACCGGCCTCGGCGCCGAGACGCTGCGCACGATCGGCGAACTCGCCGGGGGAGAGCACATTCGGCGGAGTGTTGACGAAATCGCGGGCCAGCGCCACCGCAGCGGCGGTACGCCGAGCCTGCTCGACGGTGCCGCGGGCCTCCTCGGTCAGCGCCTGCGAACCTTCGGCCACGAGCAGTGCCACCGCGCCCAGTGGCGCCTGTTTCGGCGCCGAAGAGTGACGGAACTCGGTGAACCGGTAGGCGCCGAGGTACGTGCCCTCCACGGTCGCAGCGAGATCGAGCGTCGACACAGTGGTCAGTGCCGAGCCGACTCCGTCGAGGGCGCGCCCCGCGACACCTGCGGCGCGGCGCACCGTCTCTGCGGGGACTCGGTCCTCGCCCGCGGGTGCGGCACCGAGACCCACGCCGAGCACCGTCGCAGCGCCGAGACCGGCGCCGGCCGGCGCGGGCACGCGCACGGCCTCGCCCGGTGTGCCCTTCGCGCCCACGAGGGCGAGCGCCTCGGCGATCGGGCCGCGTGCGGCCTCCGGAACGCCGGCGTCCACGCTGATCCCCGCATCGCCGGAGAAGACGCCCACCACCAGAGCGTCGGCGACGGATGTCGCGTCGTGGGTGAGCGAGAACTCGGGACCGGTGAAGGGGGTGCTCAAGGGGATTCCTCTCGTCGTGGCGGCAGGTGTGTTTGCCTGTAGGGATGCTACGCCTGGGACAACAGGGCCCGCTGCCGCCCGGTGCACGGGACCACACGGCAGCCAGGCCCGCGCCCGTGGTCGCCTACCTCATCGAACGTCTAGGGCGCGAGGGACATCCGGTACGGGCATGGGCCGACCGCGCGGGAATCGCGCGGATCGATCGGCTGTCCGGGCTGCGCCTGACCTTCCCCCAGACGGTGGCGTTCATCACCGAGGCGGTCCGTGCCGCGCCCGATCGTCCGCTCGGACTCCAGGTGGGTGCCCGGCCGTTACTCCAGTCTTTCGGGATGGTCGGCGTCGCGGTGCAGACCGCCGACGGTCTCGCCGCGGCAGTCGGGATCGGGCTGCGCCTGCACGAGGAGGCCGGCAGCCTGGTCGACTTCACCGTCGCCGAGGACGCCCGGACGGTCAGCGTCGGCGTGCTGCCCCGGTCCGATGTCGCCGAGATCCTGCCCTTCCTCTGCGAGGAGACGCTCCTCAGTTCCCTCACCCTGGTTCGATCTGCGCTGGCGGACGAAGATCTCGCGCCCATCGGCGTCGAGCTGGCGTACCCCGCGCCGTCGTACGCCGATGTCTATGACGATGTGTTCGGGTGCCCCGTGCGGTTCGACGCGCCCCGCACCGCAGTGACGATTCCCGGGCACCTGCTCGACCTCCCGCTGCCGGGCCGCCAGCCCGCCGTGCACGCGGCGGCGGTGGCCGCGTGCCGCGGGCTCATCGGAACGGATGACGCCGATGAGCTCGACCACGTCTGGGCGGTGGAACAGTTGCTTCGCGCCGATCTGGCGCGGGCCGCAACCATCGCGACAGTCGCCCGCCACTTGCGGACCACGGAGCGCACGCTGCGCCGGCGTCTGTCCGACGGCGGTGAGTCGTTCCGGTCGATCCACAACCGGGTCCGGCGTGAGCGTGCCGAATCCCTGCTGCGCAGCACCTCGATGCCGATCGGCGAGGTCGCAGCTGCGGTCGGTTTCGCCGATGCCCGGGACTTCCGGCGGGCGTTCCGGGCCTGGACCGGCCGGACCCCGGCCGACCTGCGCGGGAGCGGAGACGGCTCGGTGAGCGGATGAGGTGCGCGGTGATTCCGGACACCGGAGGGGCAGGTGCGGTCACGTCCGGTCATCGGGCTCGTCCGCACGTACGATCGGTGACCATGACGGCGAACGGCACGGGGCAGACCACGACCGGTACTGGGCTGGTGGATCTGGGAGCACCCCCGTCGACCGTGGACCGAACGTGGGAGACCGACCCGGCGGCGTACTGGGCAACGATCGACGCCGGAACCCAGGGGCTCGACGCCCCGGTCCTCGTCGCCGATCTCGACGCCCTGCGGCACAACGTGGCCGATATGCGCCGCCGAGCCGGAGGTACACCCATTCGCGTGGCCTCGAAGTCGCTGCGCTCACGCCCGGTTCTCGATGCACTGCTTCGAGTTCCCGGCTATGCGGGGGTGCTCGCCTACGATGTCGCCGAGGCGCACTGGCTCGCCGCCGATGGCACCGACCACGACGGTGCCGAGCGTCCCGGGTGCCCCGACGTTCTGGTGGGGTATCCCAGTGCCGACCTCGGAGCGATCGCGGCGCTCGCCGCCGACGAGCAGGCGGCGTCGCGCGTGACGCTCATGATCGATGATCCGGACCAGCTCGATCTGGTGGACGCCGCAGTGCCGCCGAGCCGTCGCCCCGAACTGCGGATCTGCATCGACATCGACGCGTCCTTCCGGGCCCCGGTCCTCGGCGCGGTGGGCGCGCTGCGCTCGCCGATCCGCACCCGCGCCGAGGCCTCGGCATTGGCGGTGACGATCGCTGGCCGCAAGGGATTCCGGCTCGTGGGAGCGATGACCTACGATGCTCAGATCGCCGGCGTCGGAGACCTCAGCATCCGCCGCCCCGGCGCCGGGGCGCTGCTACGGACGATGCAGCGGGCCTCCTGGGACGAGCTCGTCGAGCGGCGCCTGGATATCCTCACCGACCTGCGCCGGATCGCCGAGCTCGAATTCGTCAACGGCGGCGGCACCGGCTCGCTCGAGCGTAATGCGAGCGATCCGAATATCAGTGACATCGCCGCCGGCAGCGGCCTCTACGGCCCGCACCTGTTCGACGGCTACTCCCACTTCCGGCCCGCTCCGGCGATGGCCTTCGGCCTGGCCGTGGTGCGTCGGCCCCGGCCCGACACCGTGACCTGTCACGGCGGTGGCTGGATCGCCTCCGGCGCGGCCGGCGAGGACAGGCTGCCGGTGCCGGTGTGGCCCGCCGGCCTCACGCTGACCGCTCGTGAGGGCGCCGGGGAGGTGCAGACTCCGGTCACGGGAGACCGCGCTCGCCGGATCTCGCTCGGTGACCGAGTGTGGTTCCGCCACACCAAGGCCGGGGAACCGGCCGAACACACAACGCATATCGCGGTGTTGTCCGACGGTGCCGTGCTCGCACAGGTGCCCACCTATCGCGGCGAGGGAAGGTGCTTCCTGTGAACACATGGATTCCGGGGATCGACGAGCTGACCGGGAAGCCGGGGCAGTGGCGCAACTGGGGGCGCACGGTGACCGCGCGCCCCTCGTACGTCTCGCGCCCCGGCACCATCGAGAACGTGGTGAAGGCGATCGAGCGCGCCCGCGAACGCGGCGGCACCGTCAAACCGGTGGGCGCCGGGCACTCGTTCACCGCCGTCGCCGCTCCGCGTGATGTGGCCATCGCGCCCGATCACCAGGGCGGCCTGGAGACCGTCGACGTCGAGCGCAAGCGGGTGACGCTGCGTGCGGGTACCCGGCTCTTCGACGTGCCCGGCCTGCTCGAGCCCTACGCCCTCGCGATGCCGAACCTGGGCGATATCGACAGACAGACCATCGCCGGTGCCATTTCCACCGGAACCCACG includes:
- the lipB gene encoding lipoyl(octanoyl) transferase LipB gives rise to the protein MPARSARAASTDIVVEDLGTIGYQEAFDLQHDLANQRADGEISDRLLLLEHPPTFTAGRRTEPQDRPTDGSTVIDVDRGGKITWHGPGQLVGYPIIKLSSPVDVVDYVRRIEQALIEVCRGLGLTTGRIEGRSGVWFPADGARPERKVGAIGIRVARGVTLHGFALNCDNTLGGFDAIIPCGIPDAGVTTLSAELGRDVTVGEVREAVVDAVTRALDGDLAVTDENLHATAHQA
- a CDS encoding TIGR01777 family oxidoreductase codes for the protein MERRIAIAGSSGLIGSALSGALTRRGDTVVPLVRAESSPRPGGLAWSPTGPAPDLTGFDAVINLCGAPVAGRRWTGAVKQELRDSRIEPAATLAEAVVAAHVPAYLVASGVGIYGDAGETECVDAPGGTPPGAGFLADLCIEWEAAAVPARAAGAAVANLRFGQVLSDAGGMLAVLRRIYRLGLGGRLGSGHQWISWIVREDATRAVLHVLDGALAGTITGPVNITGPAPSRQQAFSEALGREVSRPARWIVPRFALRATAGEFADEGLLFSQRAVPRVLHDTGFRFAHTALPAALAVALADGA
- the sucB gene encoding 2-oxoglutarate dehydrogenase, E2 component, dihydrolipoamide succinyltransferase; this encodes MAFSVQMPALGESVTEGTVTRWLKQEGDTVTVDEPLLEVSTDKVDTEIPAPASGVLLKILAQEDDVVEVGGDLAQIGEAGEAPAPAADPAPAAEAPAPAPEASAPAAPEAPAAPAEPAAPAASSAPASGTEVTMPELGESVTEGTVTRWLKGIGDEVAVDEPLLEVSTDKVDTEIPSPVAGTLLEIKANEDDVIAVGGVLAIVGSGAPAAPAAPAPEPAPAPEPAPAPEPAPAPTPAPAPEPAPAAPAAAAPAPAAPAAPAAPAASAAPAASDSTPYVTPLVRKLAAENGVDLNAVKGTGVGGRIRKQDVLAAAEASKAPAAPATAPAASAPAPSAPKGARPELAELRGTTQKTNRIRQITAKVTRDSLQQSAQLTQVFEVDFSKIVALRAKAKASFAAKEGVNLTYLPFIAKAVIEALKVHPNVNATISDDFKEITYHGVVNLGIAVDTPQGLLSPVIKNADDLSLAGLARAIADLASRTRNSGLKPDELSGGTFTITNIGSEGALFDTPILVPPQAAMLGTGAIVKRPVVVTDASGTESIGIHPMAFLPLTYDHRLIDGADAGRFLTTVKHRLEEGAFEADLGL
- a CDS encoding leucyl aminopeptidase, whose product is MSTPFTGPEFSLTHDATSVADALVVGVFSGDAGISVDAGVPEAARGPIAEALALVGAKGTPGEAVRVPAPAGAGLGAATVLGVGLGAAPAGEDRVPAETVRRAAGVAGRALDGVGSALTTVSTLDLAATVEGTYLGAYRFTEFRHSSAPKQAPLGAVALLVAEGSQALTEEARGTVEQARRTAAAVALARDFVNTPPNVLSPGEFADRAQRLGAEAGLQVEVFDEEYLAAHGYGGIVGVGQGSSRPPRLVRLKHSSGLNDAKHVALVGKGITFDTGGISIKPAAGMENMTSDMGGAAAVIATVILAAQLNLAVDVTATVPMAENMRSDTAQRPGDVITQYGGTTVEVINTDAEGRLILADAMVRACEDDPDYLIDTATLTGAQMVALGNRTPGVMGTEEFRDRVAALSQAVGENGWPMPFPEELRADLNSRVADLANVSPHRWGGMLTAGVYLQEFVADGVQWAHIDVAGPAFNTSAPWGYIGKGGTGVPVRTLLAVLRDIAQRG
- a CDS encoding AraC family transcriptional regulator, which encodes MLRLGQQGPLPPGARDHTAARPAPVVAYLIERLGREGHPVRAWADRAGIARIDRLSGLRLTFPQTVAFITEAVRAAPDRPLGLQVGARPLLQSFGMVGVAVQTADGLAAAVGIGLRLHEEAGSLVDFTVAEDARTVSVGVLPRSDVAEILPFLCEETLLSSLTLVRSALADEDLAPIGVELAYPAPSYADVYDDVFGCPVRFDAPRTAVTIPGHLLDLPLPGRQPAVHAAAVAACRGLIGTDDADELDHVWAVEQLLRADLARAATIATVARHLRTTERTLRRRLSDGGESFRSIHNRVRRERAESLLRSTSMPIGEVAAAVGFADARDFRRAFRAWTGRTPADLRGSGDGSVSG
- a CDS encoding alanine racemase yields the protein MTANGTGQTTTGTGLVDLGAPPSTVDRTWETDPAAYWATIDAGTQGLDAPVLVADLDALRHNVADMRRRAGGTPIRVASKSLRSRPVLDALLRVPGYAGVLAYDVAEAHWLAADGTDHDGAERPGCPDVLVGYPSADLGAIAALAADEQAASRVTLMIDDPDQLDLVDAAVPPSRRPELRICIDIDASFRAPVLGAVGALRSPIRTRAEASALAVTIAGRKGFRLVGAMTYDAQIAGVGDLSIRRPGAGALLRTMQRASWDELVERRLDILTDLRRIAELEFVNGGGTGSLERNASDPNISDIAAGSGLYGPHLFDGYSHFRPAPAMAFGLAVVRRPRPDTVTCHGGGWIASGAAGEDRLPVPVWPAGLTLTAREGAGEVQTPVTGDRARRISLGDRVWFRHTKAGEPAEHTTHIAVLSDGAVLAQVPTYRGEGRCFL